Below is a window of Vibrio aerogenes DNA.
AAGCACTCGGACTGACGAAGTAACTGTCCGAAATACCAGCTCACATCATATCAGACCGCCCGCATCATACCGGGCGGTTTTTTGTTTTATTTATCTGAATATCCCAGGGGATGAAACTTGCTCCCTGTTTCTCTTAGCGTTAGAGTGCATGACTCAGATCAGTAATCAGTTGAATATCTATCTCAAATCATAGAAGGAAAAGAATCACCATGTCTCAATTCTGTTTAATTGCTGAAATTCAGGCACATCAAGGTAAAGCCGAAGCCATTGAAGCCCAGCTGAAAATACTTGTTGAAGCATCAAGAAAAGAAGAAGGATGTGTCGCTTACGAATTATACCGGGATGAAACGAAAGCGGATTTGTTCATTATGCGGGAAATTTGGGCATCGGAGCAGGTACTGGAGCAACATCAGCAAACCGCACACTTCCAAAACTTTGTCGCTGTTGCTGAAAAAGAAAATTTAATGGCCTCTCTGGTTGCCAGACCATTAACGCTGGTCGTCTGATGAATACCAATTCCACTGATTTTCTCATCAGGTATTTGATGTGATTGGTATAAGGCACTTTGGTAAAAGCCTTCCGATATAAGCCTGCCGCAGGCAGGCTTTTACTTTGCTCTACGCTGCGGACGCCCCGGCCATATTGTCAGTCTCTTGTGCAATTGCTTTTCGCTTCGCGTTGACCTTACTCAGCACCTGAATACTGATTGCAGACAAAACCACCATTGCCATTCCTGCAAGGCTCAGCCAGTCTGCAGATGCTGCATGAATCACATCCGGCCACCAGTTCATGAAAACACAAAGGCCAATCATCAAAAATGTAACCACGGGAGTCATCGCAATCACTGAACTGACCTGAACAGTTTCCCAGTAGCGCAGTGCCTGAGCAAAAGCACCATAAGCGATGATTGTGTTCAGACAGCAGAAAAGCACAATCATCATATCTTCTGCGGATAACCGGGTTAACCCCGCCGGTGAAGTAAAAGGTAACATGACAACCATCGCAAACAGATAGATAAACAACAGGATATTGGATGAGTCCAGCCGGCTGAATAAAGACTTCTGGACTAACGCATAACAGCACCACGACAGTGAAGAAACCAGAATGATCAGCATGCCTGTGATTAATGTGGCTGTTTCCTGCTCAGCGCCCCCTTCAACCACCGGATGGAAAAAGATCACCAGTCCGGCAAACAGACAGGCGAAACAAAACCACTGCATCCGGGAAATATATTCTTTAAAGACAATCAGCCCGCCCAAAGATAAAAACAGCGGAGAAACCTGCATGCATAACTGGCTGGCTTCGGGGGTCAGGTATACCAGGCTCCAGGCATAACAGGTGTAGTTGATAATCAAGAAAGTTGCAGCCAGCGCCAGCCTCAGCCACTCTTTTTTTGATAACCCCTGAAACTGAATCAGCTTGTTCTTACGCTGTTGCAACAGAAGCACAATGACACCTGCGACCATAAAACGAAACCAGGTTAACGTCACCGGGTCAGTAAAATCAGCCGTCAGTTTTAATGCAATCGCCAACATTCCCCAAAATAACGCAGTGGTACAACTGAAAAATAAACCATAAATAAATCCGCGAGATGCATTCACAACCGGCTCCTGATTTCCTGATACGCTCTAACTGATACCTCTATCATGCAGTTCTCTTTTTTGATTATCCAATGCATAATATTCCTAACTATTATGCATTAACCGGGATTTAGTCATGTTATCAGCGGAGTTACAACACTTAGATATGAAATCATTGATGGGGCTGCTCTATCTGCTGGAAGAAAGAAACGTCGGGCGGGCAGCAAACCGGCTGTTTCTCAGCCAGTCCGCCATGAGCCGGTTACTGCAGCGACTCCGTGACGCATTTCATGATCCGCTATTTATCCGGACATCAAAAGGCATGATCCCGACCGCCAAAGCAACAGCTCTGGAACGTCCCATCCGGGTGATGATCGAAAATATGGCCGGTCTGACCTCACCTCAGCGTTTTTCTCCGGAAAACACAGACCGGACTTTTCGTCTGCAAACCACACACTACCAGGCACAGGCTTACGTCCCTTTTATCGCATCTCAGTTTTATCAGCATGCGAGACATGCGTCACTTGAAACCAGTACAGTGACAGAAACCAGCCTGCTGCACACCACAGATAATCATGCCGATGTGGTGTTATGCAGTGAATATATTCAGTTACCGGGCTCTTATGAACGCCAGTTACTGGGGCATGAAAAGTTTGGCTGTATTATGTCGGCCACCCACCCGCTGGCACAACAATCTTCGATTACACTGGATGACTATCTGAATTATCACCATATTCTGGTCAATATCGGCGGCAGCTCGCGGATTTACATGAATGATGCCCTTGCCGAGCGGGTCCGGGAGCGTCATTTTACTTTCCGGACCCCTTATTTTCTGGCAGCACTGGCAACGGTCGGAAGAACGGACCTGCTGCTGAGTTCCAGCCGGTTACTTGCAGAGCGGTTTCAGGAACAATTTAATCTGGTCATCCATGATCTGCCCTTTGAATTTCCCGACCCACGCTATTACATCTGCTGGCCAAAAGCCATGGCCGAAGATCCCGGCGGACGCTGGTTCCGTCACTTGTGTGGTGATGTTGTCCGGAATAACATACCCTATCCGTCATCTGACGATAAAACTGAGTGAGGAAAATAAGGTTTACATGCATAAAAATATAAATCAAGTGAATGATTCATCAAATTTATTGTTCTATTGATTCTGCTAGTTCTGTTTTTTTATATGTCAATATTGATGCCTTTTGTTTCATAAAAAACGATAAATTTCTTGATTTAACTCACATTGCTATTCAGATGGGACTATTAGACTGAGATCACTCTTTCTATATGGATGTTGCCATGATGTTCAAATTTCTGTCTTGTTTTTTGATGTTTTTCTTTTTTTTCCCGTCTTCTGTCTTTGCGTCAACAGAATCTGGTGTTCCCCAGTTAACTTCTTCTCCGATTGGTTATTCGTGCCTGATTTTATTTATTGTTGCATATGCAATTGTCATGTTGGAAGAGCTGGTCAAACTCAGAAAGTCCAAACCCGTTCTTCTGGCGGCGGGACTTATCTGGGCGATTATCGGCTACGTTTATCAACAATACGGAGAAATGGAAGTCGCTAAACAGGCTTTCGAACATAACTTACTGGAATACTCAGAACTCTTGTTGTTCCTGCTCGTCGCGATGACCTACATCAATGCCATGGAAGAGCGTCGCCTGTTTGATTCAATGAGATCCTGGATGGTCAGTAAAGGCTTTGGTTACCGGCCGCTCTACTGGATAACCGGGCTGCTGGCTTTCTTTATTTCTCCTGTTGCAGATAACCTGACAACGGCACTGCTGATGTGCGCCATCATCATGAAAGTGGGCGAAGACAACCGAAAATTTATTAATCTCTGCTGTATTAATATTGTCATTGCTGCCAATGCCGGTGGCGCATTCAGCCCATTTGGGGATATCACCACCCTGATGGTCTGGCAGGCTGAAAAAACATCATTCTTCCAGTTCTTCGACCTGTTCCTGCCGTCCGCGGTCAACTACTTCGTCCCTGCGATCATCATGTTCTTCTTCCTGCCCAAAGGTGTACCGGAGTCGACTGCGGAGCATGTTTCAGCCAAAAGAGGCGCAAAAAGAATCATTGCCCTGTTCTTACTGACGATTTGCACTGCGGTCAGCTTCCACACTG
It encodes the following:
- a CDS encoding putative quinol monooxygenase, which translates into the protein MSQFCLIAEIQAHQGKAEAIEAQLKILVEASRKEEGCVAYELYRDETKADLFIMREIWASEQVLEQHQQTAHFQNFVAVAEKENLMASLVARPLTLVV
- a CDS encoding DMT family transporter, which gives rise to MNASRGFIYGLFFSCTTALFWGMLAIALKLTADFTDPVTLTWFRFMVAGVIVLLLQQRKNKLIQFQGLSKKEWLRLALAATFLIINYTCYAWSLVYLTPEASQLCMQVSPLFLSLGGLIVFKEYISRMQWFCFACLFAGLVIFFHPVVEGGAEQETATLITGMLIILVSSLSWCCYALVQKSLFSRLDSSNILLFIYLFAMVVMLPFTSPAGLTRLSAEDMMIVLFCCLNTIIAYGAFAQALRYWETVQVSSVIAMTPVVTFLMIGLCVFMNWWPDVIHAASADWLSLAGMAMVVLSAISIQVLSKVNAKRKAIAQETDNMAGASAA
- a CDS encoding LysR family transcriptional regulator; the encoded protein is MLSAELQHLDMKSLMGLLYLLEERNVGRAANRLFLSQSAMSRLLQRLRDAFHDPLFIRTSKGMIPTAKATALERPIRVMIENMAGLTSPQRFSPENTDRTFRLQTTHYQAQAYVPFIASQFYQHARHASLETSTVTETSLLHTTDNHADVVLCSEYIQLPGSYERQLLGHEKFGCIMSATHPLAQQSSITLDDYLNYHHILVNIGGSSRIYMNDALAERVRERHFTFRTPYFLAALATVGRTDLLLSSSRLLAERFQEQFNLVIHDLPFEFPDPRYYICWPKAMAEDPGGRWFRHLCGDVVRNNIPYPSSDDKTE
- the nhaD gene encoding sodium:proton antiporter NhaD — its product is MFKFLSCFLMFFFFFPSSVFASTESGVPQLTSSPIGYSCLILFIVAYAIVMLEELVKLRKSKPVLLAAGLIWAIIGYVYQQYGEMEVAKQAFEHNLLEYSELLLFLLVAMTYINAMEERRLFDSMRSWMVSKGFGYRPLYWITGLLAFFISPVADNLTTALLMCAIIMKVGEDNRKFINLCCINIVIAANAGGAFSPFGDITTLMVWQAEKTSFFQFFDLFLPSAVNYFVPAIIMFFFLPKGVPESTAEHVSAKRGAKRIIALFLLTICTAVSFHTAFGFPPVVGMMMGLGYLQMFGFFLRKTFNGYVEKKTAQAKANNDEATLKRLGSVVPFDVFQRISHAEWDTLLFFYGVVMCVGGLSLLGYLELVSHCLYTQWDPLWANSFIGILSAIVDNIPVMYAVLTMDPVMPTGHWLLVTLTAGVGGSLLSIGSAAGVALMGAARGRYTFLSHLKWTPVILLGYIASIAVHMWLNYDLF